One segment of Drosophila mauritiana strain mau12 chromosome 3R, ASM438214v1, whole genome shotgun sequence DNA contains the following:
- the LOC117145655 gene encoding uncharacterized protein LOC117145655 — protein MKRKGRIDRTPKVVPPKPSRVVNTEAIPLNVEAKSQEIDDQAAPFILVDCAKSADRSDLEAILSSIEKERMKRVQADIEQQCFPLLEDIEPPPELDMPINLSSQALVKLNDAESERRFKEDLESLSIAGLEWEEKDTSITITSNILSDMTIEDSKLLLRTMAGMKQICCTLEQMKNVPGKIGSAEPTPQSNCTSLIPLSGLRRQDTFEIAPKKNQKIRYPEVSTKSAVSERKHLPLTAKGGKCEKVISETDKIFSQIGDLLVKLQLQHEGSKVLKKGSSYSYMVNIKPTASASNCSVYGITKLKSHEIKETHAENQRTSHAPFINILYRGNGGLVETSPLPTTTRCIEGSSIGPMSLRETPSSRIKPPLVRKRPCSYLRVPTPVKFCHGRKKN, from the coding sequence ATGAAGAGGAAGGGTCGTATAGATCGGACACCAAAAGTAGTACCACCTAAACCATCGAGAGTTGTCAACACGGAGGCTATTCCACTGAACGTGGAAGCCAAATCCCAAGAGATAGATGATCAGGCTGCGCCATTTATCTTGGTAGACTGTGCAAAATCTGCAGATCGTTCAGATTTGGAAGCAATACTTAGTTCCATAGAAAAGGAACGGATGAAAAGGGTTCAGGCAGATATAGAGCAGCAATGTTTTCCCCTCCTGGAGGATATAGAACCACCACCAGAATTAGATATGCCTATTAACCTAAGCTCTCAGGCATTGGTTAAATTGAATGATGCAGAGAGTGAGCGCCGCTTCAAGGAGGATCTGGAGAGTCTTAGTATTGCTGGACTGGAGTGGGAGGAGAAGGATACATCCATTACCATTACCTCTAATATCCTGTCCGACATGACAATAGAAGACAGCAAACTATTGCTTCGAACTATGGCAGGTATGAAACAGATTTGCTGCACGCTAGAGCAGATGAAAAATGTTCCTGGGAAAATAGGATCAGCAGAACCAACTCCGCAGTCAAATTGCACAAGCTTGATTCCACTTTCAGGCCTTCGCCGACAAGACACCTTCGAAATTGCACCTAAAAAGAACCAAAAGATTAGATATCCTGAGGTTTCCACCAAATCAGCAGTTAGCGAAAGGAAACATCTACCATTAACTGCCAAGGGAGGAAAATGTGAGAAAGTTATCTCAGAGACTGATAAGATTTTCAGCCAGATTGGCGATCTTCTCGTGAAACTGCAGCTCCAACACGAGGGCAGCAAAGTCCTGAAGAAAGGATCCTCTTATTCCTACATGGTGAACATTAAGCCAACTGCCAGTGCATCCAATTGTTCAGTTTATGGGATTACAAAACTAAAATCCCACGAAATAAAGGAGACGCATGCCGAAAATCAAAGAACTTCTCACGCTCCATTTATCAACATTTTATACCGTGGTAATGGTGGACTTGTGGAGACTTCTCCATTGCCCACGACCACACGATGCATCGAAGGAAGCTCCATTGGGCCGATGTCCCTTCGCGAAACGCCGTCCTCCAGGATCAAACCACCACTTGTGCGCAAGAGGCCCTGCTCCTATCTAAGGGTACCTACCCCTGTTAAATTTTGCCATGGTAGGAAGAAAAATTAG
- the LOC117145081 gene encoding uncharacterized protein LOC117145081: protein MKYTNDTRIIVFICCLLQGFAVGLRMIKVSIPAYKLRGESAFLECQYELNRTHHTVTGLQSHSDHAHGHNTHAGEFHYPDGDALEDERSSYRSRMRQSQRQHGQRPRQREPIAMRQYQSQQSHQQLPAPPEKSPYGHSVYRGSAASGYLGAAHVGASTHSGSVSVSNGNSNGGPAAYMPDFDRADSFDDSHDREEEEDEDEEEQPEEGEALYAIKWYKDNEEFYRYVPKARPPKTSYRVDGVRVIEELSDASRVLLRGLTLNSTGLYRCEVSAEAPNFSSVQGEGRMDIVFLPRDGPHIRGQQYQYQIGEYLYLNCTSGKSHPASHLQWFVNEQPILDEHYLHKYNDIVHKHGLITSTLGLQLPLEPRHFHEGDMRVKCLASISPVLWKGGKESVLQRRPGIIDNREAMLLVKGAAGHSESSFLRTLTIAIILARTGQWLLGAELT, encoded by the exons ATGAAATACACAAACGATACACGAATCATTGTGTTCATTTGCTGTTTGCTGCAAG GTTTTGCCGTTGGCCTGCGCATGATTAAGGTCTCCATTCCCGCCTACAAACTGCGTGGCGAGTCCGCTTTTCTGGAGTGCCAGTATGAGCTGAACCGGACGCACCACACGGTCACGGGTCTGCAGAGCCACTCGGACCATGCCCACGGACACAACACCCACGCCGGAGAGTTTCACTATCCTGATGGCGATGCGCTGGAGGACGAACGGTCGTCGTACCGCTCGAGGATGCGGCAAAGCCAGCGGCAACATGGGCAGCGGCCCAGGCAGCGGGAACCCATCGCCATGCGTCAGTACCAGAGCCAACAGAGCCATCAGCAGTTGCCAGCTCCGCCGGAGAAGTCGCCGTACGGGCACAGTGTTTACCGGGGCAGTGCCGCCTCCGGCTATCTGGGCGCCGCCCATGTGGGCGCCAGTACCCACAGCGGATCCGTGTCCGTGAGCAACGGGAACAGTAACGGCGGTCCGGCGGCCTATATGCCCGATTTCGATCGGGCGGACAGCTTCGACGATAGCCACGAtcgcgaggaggaggaggacgaggacgaggaggagcagccCGAGGAAGGCGAAGCCCTGTACGCCATCAAGTGGTACAAGGACAACGAGGAGTTCTACCGATACGTGCCAAAGGCCCGGCCGCCGAAGACCAGCTACCGGGTGGACGGTGTGCGAGTCATT GAGGAGCTTTCGGACGCGAGTCGCGTTCTGCTGCGCGGACTGACGCTCAACTCGACCGGATTGTACCGCTGCGAGGTGTCCGCCGAGGCGCCCAACTTCTCATCGGTGCAGGGCGAGGGGCGGATGGACATTGTGT TTCTGCCGCGCGATGGACCACACATCAGAGGACAGCAGTATCAGTATCAGATCGGCGAATACTTGTATTTAAATTGCACGTCAGGCAAGTCGCATCCGGCCTCGCATTTGCAGTGGTTTGTCAATGAGCAGCCG ATCCTCGACGAGCACTACCTGCACAAATACAACGACATCGTGCACAAACACGGGCTAATCACCTCGACATTGGGCCTGCAGCTGCCGCTGGAGCCGCGCCACTTCCACGAGGGCGACATGCGCGTCAAGTGCCTGGCCAGCATATCGCCGGTGCTGTGGAAGGGTGGCAAGGAGAGTGTCCTGCAGCGGCGGCCGGGGATCATCGACAACCGCGAGGCCATGCTGCTGG TGAAAGGTGCGGCTGGACACTCGGAGAGCAGTTTTCTGCGAACGCTAACCATCGCCATCATCCTGGCCAGAACTGGGCAGTGGCTACTTGGCGCGGAGCTGACCTAA